CTAATTTTTTGTTTCCATGATAAAGTATCTATCCCTAAGTAATGATAACCTTCTTTACTAATTATCTCTTGGGCCAACTCTTTTAATGGCCCCAGAAAAGATATTTCAACCTTGGGAAAACTTTTCCTTAATTCATAAGCTACCGCCAGGGCTGGGTAGATATGCCCTCCGGTGCTACCAACAACAAAAAGCACTTGCAAAGCAAGACCTCACTTTACACTGTCAGCTAAGAGCTTTCTTATTCTCTTTAGAAATACTAATTAACAGTCCTACTCCTCCCATCGCAGCAACGAGAGAAGATCCTCCAAAGCTAATAAAAGGTAAAGGAACACCGGTAGTTGGGAAGATTCCTGTTACTACACCCATATTTAATAAGGCTTGAATAGAGATTAAAGCGGTAACTCCAAAAGCTAAGTATTTTCCAAATAAGTCAGAAGTAGAAGCTGCAATTCTTAATCCCAACCAAGTAAAAATTACAAAAAAAACAACCACCGACACGGTCCCTAAAAATCCTATCTCTTCCCCAATAATAGAGAAAATAAAATCAGTGTGAGGAGTAGGTAAATAAAATAATTTTTGCTTGCTCTCGCCTAATCCTTTTCCAAAAAGACCTCCTGCGCCTAAAGCTAAGTATGATTGAATAATATGATAACCTCTATCTAATGGGTCTCCCCATGGATTTAAGAAAGCTAAGATTCTTCTTTTTCTATAATCAACGTGATAAACTAAGTTATAAATAAAAGGAAGCATTAACAAAATAGTTCCTAAGATATGGGTAAACCTTGCTCCTCCTATAAAAAGCATGCTAAAGACTACTAATCCAATAATAACCACCGTCCCTAAGCTTCGTTGGAACAAGATTAAGCCAGATAGAATACTTAAAAATAGCAAGATGGGTAAAACCCCTTTTGAAAAGCTGCTCATTGCTTCTTCCTTGCGACTTAAAAAATTAGCTACAAAAATAATGGCTATTAATTTTACAAATTCAAGAGGAGAAAAAGTAAGAAATCCTAATTTAAACCAACGTCTTGCTCCTCCGGCTTCTCGACTAAGTTCAGGAATTAAAGTAATCACTAAGAATATTAATCCTACTATTACTATAGATTTAACTAATTTCTGCATAGCTTTATAATTAATGCTTCCTATTACCAAACATAAGATTATCCCGATAAAGGCACCCCAGAGTTGTTTTTTTAAAAAATAATAACTATCTCCTACCCATTCCTGTGCTAAAATAGCACTGGCACTATACACCATCACCAAGCCAAAGACTGTCAACAAAATGGTTATCAAGAATAGACTTAAATGAGAGTTAATCTT
The bacterium DNA segment above includes these coding regions:
- the ftsW gene encoding putative lipid II flippase FtsW encodes the protein MPYHYKINSHLSLFLITILLTVFGLVMVYSASAILAQEWVGDSYYFLKKQLWGAFIGIILCLVIGSINYKAMQKLVKSIVIVGLIFLVITLIPELSREAGGARRWFKLGFLTFSPLEFVKLIAIIFVANFLSRKEEAMSSFSKGVLPILLFLSILSGLILFQRSLGTVVIIGLVVFSMLFIGGARFTHILGTILLMLPFIYNLVYHVDYRKRRILAFLNPWGDPLDRGYHIIQSYLALGAGGLFGKGLGESKQKLFYLPTPHTDFIFSIIGEEIGFLGTVSVVVFFVIFTWLGLRIAASTSDLFGKYLAFGVTALISIQALLNMGVVTGIFPTTGVPLPFISFGGSSLVAAMGGVGLLISISKENKKALS